One window of Cryptococcus neoformans var. grubii H99 chromosome 11, complete sequence genomic DNA carries:
- a CDS encoding ATP-dependent RNA helicase VAD1: MASSSTLANDDWKQGLAAPPKDLRPQTEDVTATQGSRFEDFGLRRELLMGIYTAGFERPSPIQEQAIPMALTGRDILARAKNGTGKTASFIIPTLNRINTSLSHIQALILVPTRELALQTSQVCKTLGAHIPNLQVMITTGGTTLRDDILRLQQPVHILVGTPGRILDLGSKGIAGLNKCGIFVMDEADKLLSEDFMPVIEQTLALCPQERQVMLFSATFPWTVKEFKDQHMVQPYEINLMDELTLKGVTQYYAYVEESQKVHCLNTLFSKLQINQSIIFCNSTNRVELLAKKVTELGYSCFYSHAKMQQAHRNRVFHDFRNGMTRNLVCSDLLTRGIDIQAVNVVINFDFPRTAESYLHRIGRSGRFGHLGLAISLLTLEDRHNLYRIESELGTEIAPIPAVIDPVLYVAPAMVEEERESPPPKPAAIAAPPAQQQPQQRQRQHPPVPSHQVAHHSPAAAPIQQQQQQQQQQQQPQYQLAYGQGPPQPQVPFQQANSSPAPAPLPSYPQQAPTQAQGPAQMQSPPSEPATQPQASAQIPVQGQTPPIQPRAQQQGQQQPSQPGQAEGQSQPNRRPNTGGFRGNGRGQGHRGRGRGRGGQPGHPGAGASQSQQAQA, encoded by the exons atggcttcttcctcaac GTTAGCGAACGACGACTGGAAACAGGGCCTTGCTGCCCCTCCTAAAGACCTTCGTCCCCAAACTGAG GACGTTACCGCTACTCAAGGATCTCGTTTCGAAGATTTTGGTTTACGCCGAGAACTTTTGATGGGTATCTATACTGCTGGGTTTGAAAGGCCTAGTCCTATCCAAGAGCAGGCTATTCCTATGGCCCTTACAGGACGAGATATCCTCG CCCGAGCGAAGAACGGTACAGGAAAG ACTGCCTCTTTTATTATCCCTACCCTTAACCGAATCAACACTTCCTTATCTCATATCCAAGCACTTATCCTCGTTCCCACCCGAGAACTCGCACTTCAAACATCTCAAGTCTGTAAAACCCTTGGCGCTCACATCCCTAACCTCCAAGTCATGATTACAACCGGTGGTACCACATTACGTGACGATATCCTTCGTCTTCAACAACCTGTCCACATTCTCGTCGGTACACCGGGTCGTATTTTAGATTTGGGAAGCAAGGGAATTGCGGGTTTGAACAAGTGTGGTATCTTTGTTATGGATGAAGCAGACAAGCTTCTCAGTGAAGATTTCATGCCCGTCATTGAGCAGACTTTGGCCCTGTGTCCACAAGAGAGACAGGTTATGCTGTTTTCTGCTACTTTCCCATGGACCGTCAAGGAATTCAAG GACCAACACATGGTTCAACCATACGAAATCAACCTCATGGACGAACTTACTCTTAAAGGTGTCACTCAATATTATGCCTATGTTGAAGAATCTCAGAAAGTCCATTGCCTCaacaccctcttctccaag CTCCAAATTAACCAATCTATCATCTTTTGTAACTCGACCAACCGTGTCGAGCTCCTCGCCAAGAAGGTCACTGAACTTGGCTACTCTTGTTTCTACTCCCACGCGAAGATGCAACAAGCCCATCGAAATCGAGTTTTCCACGACTTCCGTAATGGCATGACGCGGAACTTGGTCTGTTCCGATTTGTTGACAAGAGGTATTGATATCCAGGCCGTAAACGTTGTCATCAACTTTGACTTCCCAAGGACTGCGGAGTCATATCTTCATAGGATTGGTCGATCCGGTCGTTTTGGTCACTTGGGTCTTGCCATTTCTCTCCTCACT CTTGAAGATAGACATAATCTGTACCGTATCGAATCCGAACTTGGCACAGAAATTGCCCCTATTCCCGCCGTCATCGATCCTGTCCTCTATGTCGCTCCCGCCAtggtagaggaagagcgagaatCACCGCCCCCTAAGCCCGCTGCCATCGCTGCTCCTCCCGCGCAGCAACAGCCTCAACAACGACAACGACAACACCCTCCTGTGCCTTCCCACCAAGTTGCTCATCATAGCCCTGCTGCTGCGCCcatccaacaacaacagcaacagcagcaacaacaacaacaacctcaGTACCAACTGGCATATGGCCAGGGCCCACCCCAGCCTCAAGTTCCTTTCCAGCAGGCTAATTCTTCTCCCGCCCCCGCTCCTTTACCTTCTTATCCCCAACAAGCTCCAACCCAGGCCCAAGGACCCGCGCAAATGCAATCTCCACCTTCCGAGCCTGCTACTCAGCCCCAGGCCTCTGCTCAAATCCCCGTTCAAGGCCAAACTCCTCCAATTCAGCCCCGAGCTCAGCAACAAGGCCAGCAACAACCCAGTCAACCAGGTCAAGCAGAAGGTCAGAGTCAACCTAACAGACGGCCGAACACTGGTGGCTTTAGGGGTAACGGACGGGGTCAAGGACATCGAGGACGAGGTAGGGGGAGGGGCGGACAGCCTGGTCATCCTGGTGCCGGTGCAAGCCAGAGCCAACAGGCTCAAGCCTAA
- a CDS encoding myosin heavy chain: MDPSNLVRTREKRRDGGDAIAAAQAEFSDKKRMWLPDPVEGFLPCWIRSQTGDDSNPDATSEVQISTTGEIRTVPLWTLNPMNPPQFDGIEDIADLTHLNEPSVVNNLRTRYAAGGIYTYSGLFLISLNPYRPLPIYTPKIVAQYRSRRREENPPHIFAVAERAWQQIGEERESQSILITGESGAGKTENTKKVIQYLASIAASTIPSSSSSKSLSHAPSTGLPRSSSFKGKDVKDLSSPADPSYGLLEQQILQANPILEAFGNAQTMRNNNSSRFGKFIRIFFSPAGTIAGANIDWYLLEKSRVTARAQGERNFHVFYQLLKGAKEAKLADRLLLEDKPEKYDFLNKTRLQIDGVDDLSEWRLLKDALKVMGFNDTEQFELFRIPAVILHIGNLLLTGSSSDQAFLPPNMQPVADRICHLLGISVKEFTKSVLQPRVRAGREWVTNARTKKQAEDELGALCKFMYEKTFGKMVERINQALDRPSEKALSIGVLDIAGFEIFVENSYEQLLINFTNEKLQQFFNFHMFTLEQEEYAREGIQWDYVNFGLDLQPTIELIETTQPVGILSLLDEECIMPKATDLTFTEKVQNLWEVSKGASAANRHPGSTKFKATRFGAGFVIKHYAGDVEYRTQGWLEKNKDPINDAVARLLATSEIPSIAGLFAEYAEDTSASVGVVKKVKRGAFRTVGQRHKEQLGQLMQQLNSTQPHFVRCIVPNPGKQPGKFDVNLVLDQLRCNGVLEGIRIARLGYPNRHSFAEFRQRYEVLTPGVIPAGYMDGRKAAERIAEALELDKGFYKIGATKIFFKAGILAELEERRDNLLHDIFQRLQSAARMYVARRRILKLINRAQAVRTIQRNARAYLELRDWPWWSLYVKVRPLLAATKVDDELAKKRAELAMAKERAERDEAERIRLEELRAGLVGEKEKMERDLEAERGLGREKDSMLERSKAREAELLEKIEELEKDIELLDKERQQAVITADKIKEKLAQVQGNFEALVEQASMLEKQGSDWQKREAELLKDSKERVSAYAKIEREKKDLEGKVEELEREVSSKEEVMKRLKERLEASGMEMEKRLALEKSKAQSGNEQVTALTDDLRKAKSQLEEFRQAIKRHEDTISSKTREIATLESHKATSAKALEAADQIKAELNVKVEGLKSEVVTRDKEKQAEIGARQKLEKELDDLRKVMAAKTSEDEQRREADRSREQEMDHLREQVARLQKSLDDQRETALQLANKLRVDVEGLKQSHTTAQRELKTRQAELMEKEREMERMRASVIQMESERRKVESELSRLKEQKEEIERTLQSTVQARDNLENQLQTLQEDYNSLEDAVLEIEADKANWAKSLNNVTRQLQEESAKRQKFEQELYDNQVEVAEHRNVALQAERDLAKAASDIKVRDKEIEYLRSRENKTVVEHYHVMEAAKKFTDQQLAEQISENTRLNKLLKSLETHRNRLNADLEDLARQYDQLKASKSKDARSARASLGPEEKDVSMALEDERKARRVLESRLAAMEKDVQEQRKQLSAASLSATKYSTMESKYARLENEFFNLEDQHNQVVEENGELKSELADFQRLLLKSTPPNGEGIRREDLLRGLQLRHDALGKDMSEQLKKLRDAAPLTPSKRVI; the protein is encoded by the exons ATGGACCCATCCAATCTCGTTCGGACTCGGGAGAAGAGACGCGATGGAGGGGATGCCATAGCAGCGGCGCAGGCCGAGTTTAGTGACAAGAA GCGTATGTGGCTGCCTGACCCCGTTGAAGGCTTCCTTCCATGCTGGATTCGTTCCCAAACAGGAGATGATAGCAACCCAGACGCAACCTCCGAAGTGCAAATATCAACAACAGGAGAAATACGAACCGTACCACTATGGACATTGAATCCAATGAACCCTCCTCAATTTGATGGTATTGAGGATATTGCGGATTTGACGCATTTAAATGAACCCAGTGTGGTCAACAACTTGAGAACAAGGTATGCTGCTGGCGGAATATAT ACATACTCTGG TCTTTTCTTGATATCACTCAATCCCTACAGACCATTACCGATATATACACCAAAGATTGTTGCTCAGTATCGTTCACGccgaagagaagagaacCCCCCGCACATATTTGCCGTCGCTGAGCGAGCCTGGCAACAGATCggcgaggaaagagaaTCTCAAAGCATTCTTATCAC TGGTGAATCTGGTGCTGGTAAGACGGAAAACACCAAGAAAGTGATCCAATATCTCGCCTCCATTGCCGCGTCGACAataccatcttcttcttcctcaaaaTCTCTCTCGCATGCCCCATCCACTGGTCTTCCTCGCTCTTCGAGCTTCAAGGGCAAAGATGTTAAGGACTTATCATCTCCGGCCGATCCGTCTTATGGATTACTAGAACAGCAGATCCTGCAGGCGAATCCCATTTTGGAAGCTTTCGGAAATGCCCAAACAATGAGAAACAACAACTCGAGTCGATTCGGAAAATTTATAAGGATATTCTTTTCCCCGGCAGGTACTATTGCTGGAGCAAACATTGATTGGTACTTGTTGGAGAAAAGTAGGGTCACAGCTAGGGCCCAGGGTGAAAGAAACTTTCATGTGTTCTACCAATTGCTGAAGGGAGCGAAGGAAGCTAAGCTGGCTG ACCGCCTATTGCTGGAAGATAAGCCAGAAAAATACGACTTCCTGAATAAGACCAGACTGCAGATTGATGGGGTCGATGATCTTTCGGAATGGCGTTTATTAAAG GATGCCCTTAAAGTCATGGGATTCAACGACACCGAGCAATTTGAACTGTTCCGCATCCCAGCTgtcatcctccacatcggcaacctcctcctcaccgGATCCTCCTCTGATCAAGCCTTCCTTCCACCCAACATGCAGCCCGTCGCAGATCGCATTTGTCACCTCCTTGGTATTTCTGTAAAAGAGTTTACTAAATCTGTGTTACAACCTCGCGTCCGAGCGGGGCGGGAGTGGGTCACCAACGCGAGGACAAAGAAGCAAGCTGAGGATGAATTGGGAGCATTGTGTAAATTTATGTACGAGAAGACGTTTGGGAAGATGGTTGAGAGGATCAACCAGGCTTTAGACAGGCCAAGTGAAAAGGCGTTGAGTATCGGTGTCCTGGATATTGCAGGTTTTGAAATCTTCGTGGAGAACAGTTATGAGCAGTTGCTTATCAACTTCACCAACGAGAAACTCCAACAA TTTTTCAATTTCCACATGTTTACGCtagaacaagaagaatatGCTCGAGAAGGAATTCAGTGGGATTACGTCAACTTTGGCCTTGACCTCCAGCCCACTATCGAGCTCATTGAGACTACCCAGCCGGTCGGCATTCTATCCCTTCTCGACGAAGAATGTATCATGCCCAAAGCCACTGACTTGACGTTCACCGAAAAAGTACAGAATTTGTGGGAGGTTTCCAAGGGTGCTAGCGCCGCCAACCGTCATCCTGGCTCAACCAAATTCAAGGCCACGAGGTTCGGCGCCGGTTTCGTGATCAAGCATTACGCAGGTGACGTTGAGTACCGTACTCAAGGATGGTTagagaagaacaaggacCCGATTAACGATGCCGTTGCCCGTTTACTTGCCACTTCTGAGATTCCGTCTATCGCAGGTTTGTTCGCAGAATACGCTGAAGACACATCAGCATCTGTCGGTGTTGTCAAAAAGGTCAAACGTGGTGCCTTCCGTACTGTGGGACAGAGGCATAAAGAACAGCTTGGTCAACTCATGCAGCAACTCAACAGCACCCAACCTCATTTCGTTCGATGTATCGTGCCAAACCCAGGAAAGCAGCCTGGGAAGTTTGACGTCAACCTTGTGCTTGATCAGTTACGGTGTAACGGTGTGCTGGAAGGTATCAGAATCGCCAGATTGGGTTATCCGAATCGACATTCATTTGCCGAGTTCAGGCAACGATATGAGGTGCTCACGCCTGGCGTTATACCAGCTGGGTACATGGATGGTCGCAAAGCTGCAGAACGCATTGCTGAAGCTCTCGAACTGGACAAGGGCTTTTACAAGATTGGCGCTACCAAGATTTTCTTCAAGGCTGGTATCCTTGCTGAATTAGAAGAGAGGCGGGATAATCTCTTGCATGACATCTTCCAGCGCCTTCAGTCCGCCGCGAGGATGTACGTTgctcgaagaagaatacTCAAGTTAATTAATCGCGCCCAAGCCGTTCGTACCATTCAGCGAAATGCAAGAGCGTACCTTGAACTGAGAGACTGGCCTTGGTGGTCCCTGTATGTCAAAGTAAGACCTTTGTTAGCGGCTACAAAGGTGGATGACGAACTTGCCAAGAAGAGGGCAGAGTTGGCGATGGCCAAAGAACGAGCGGAGAGGGACGAGGCCGAACGTATACGTCTGGAAGAGCTGCGTGCCGGGCTGGttggagaaaaagagaaaatggagagaGACCTGGAAGCCGAAAGAGGCctggggagagagaaggactCGATGCTTGAGCGCTCCAAGGCCAGAGAAGCTGAGTTGCTTGAAAAAATTGAGGAACTCGAAAAAGATATCGAATTACTGGACAAGGAGCGCCAGCAAGCTGTTATCACTGCCGATAAAATCAAGGAAAAACTTGCACAAGTACAAGGGAACTTTGAAGCCCTAGTAGAGCAAGCATCGATGCTTGAGAAGCAAGGATCAGATTGGCAAAAGCGTGAGGCAGAGCTCTTGAAGGATTCCAAGGAGCGGGTGAGCGCGTATGCGAAGATTGAGcgggaaaagaaggatctggaaggaaaagtggaggagttggagagggaagtaagttcaaaagaagaggttaTGAAGCggttgaaggagaggttAGAAGCTAGTGgaatggagatggagaaacgTCTGGCCTTAGAGAAGAGCAAAGC ACAATCAGGCAATGAGCAGGTGACAGCATTAACAGACGATCTTCGAAAAGCAAAAAGTCAGCTTGAAGAATTCCGACAGGCCATCAAACGTCACGAAGAtaccatctcctcaaagACACGCGAGATTGCCACCCTTGAATCTCACAAAGCAACCAGCGCCAAAGCTCTAGAAGCCGCCGATCAGATCAAAGCCGAACTCAATGTCAAGGTTGAAGGTCTCAAATCGGAAGTCGTTACCCGTgacaaggagaagcagGCTGAAATTGGCGCAAGGCAAAAATTAGAGAAGGAGCTCGATGATTTGAGAAAGGTCATGGCTGCCAAAACATCTGAAGACGAACAGCGCCGAGAAGCAGATCGATCAAGAGAACAAGAGATGGACCATCTTCGGGAACAAGTTGCTCGACTTCAGAAGTCTCTTGACGATCAACGAGAAACAGCTCTTCAACTTGCTAACAAACTTCGTGTCGATGTCGAGGGTTTGAAGCAGAGCCATACGACGGCTCAAAGGGAACTGAAAACAAGACAGGCCGAGTTaatggaaaaagagagagaaatggaaagaatGCGGGCCAGCGTAATTCAAATGGAgagcgagagaagaaaagtgGAGAGTGAGCTGTCGAGGctgaaggagcagaaggaggagatagAAAGAACGCTGCAGAGCACGGTTCAAGCCAGAGAT AACCTCGAGAACCAGTTGCAAACTTTGCAAGAAGATTACAACAGCCTCGAAGACGCTGTCCTCGAAATTGAGGCCGACAAAGCCAACTGGGCCAAGTCCCTCAATAATGTTACTCGCCAGCTGCAAGAAGAGTCTGCCAAACGTCAGAAATTTGAGCAAGAATTATACGACAATCAAGTCGAGGTTGCTGAACATCGGAACGTTGCGCTTCAAGCCGAACGAGATCTCGCCAAGGCTGCTTCTGATATTAAGGTGCGCGACAAGGAGATTGAGTATCTCCGAAGTCGAGAGAACAAGACGGTTGTTGAGCATTACCATGTGATGGAAGCTGCCAAAAAGTTCACAGACCAGCAACTTGCGGAGCAGATCAGTGAGAACACTCGACTTAACAAGCTTCTCAAATCGCTCGAAACTCATCGAAATCGACTTAATGCCGATCTCGAAGATCTTGCTCGACAATATGATCAACTGAAAGCTAGCAAAAGCAAAGACGCTCGATCAGCCAGAGCATCGCTTGGGccagaggaaaaggatgtGTCCATGGCTCTCGAGGATGAGCGTAAGGCCAGGAGAGTGCTGGAGTCGAGGCTAGCAGCCATGGAGAAAGATGTGCAGGAGCAGAGAAAGCAACTGTCTGCGGCGTCATTGAGTGCCACTAAATATAGCACAATGGAGTCCAAATACGCTCGTCTAGAGAACGAGTTCTTCAATCTCGAAGACCAGCACAATCAAGTTGTggaggagaatggagagCTCAAGAGCGAGCTGGCTGACTTCCAAAGACTTCTCCTCAAATCTACCCCTCCAAATGGTGAGGGCATCCGAAGGGAAGACCTGCTGCGAGGCTTGCAACTCCGCCATGATGCTCTCGGTAAAGACATGTCTGAGCAATTGAAGAAACTGAGGGACGCTGCGCCGCTCACACCCTCAAAACGTGTTATATAA